Proteins from a genomic interval of Psychrobacter fulvigenes:
- a CDS encoding DUF1289 domain-containing protein has product MNQQFELFEIANPCIGVCQSNKRGYCFGCLRSRPERQLWHNMTTEQRREVLRLVSGRRQRIEQMRQRKGEQLGFDFEEVVETGELF; this is encoded by the coding sequence ATGAATCAACAGTTTGAGCTGTTCGAGATTGCCAATCCATGTATTGGTGTCTGCCAAAGCAATAAAAGAGGCTATTGCTTTGGCTGCTTACGCAGTCGCCCTGAGCGTCAGTTATGGCATAACATGACTACAGAGCAGCGTCGTGAGGTGCTACGGCTAGTCTCTGGTCGCAGGCAACGTATCGAGCAGATGAGACAACGTAAAGGCGAGCAGTTAGGATTTGATTTTGAAGAAGTAGTGGAAACAGGTGAGCTATTTTAA
- a CDS encoding SDR family NAD(P)-dependent oxidoreductase, whose amino-acid sequence MKRFNDKAVIITGADSDIGRTTAIRLAREGANCVLVGINHDILEYIYEDLPQDTTWINTGNHLTVTSDVNEPVQIAGLIKHVLDKYERIDVMVNIDTEVGIHQSVIPELIKTKGNIVNVSTLTDMPNDWSIEAYNAEQDSLTGITKALALENAPKGVRINAVVAGLVTTDNSHNPFVTHCPLGKTATPANVTDAVLFLASDDAAMITGISLPVDGGVSALRS is encoded by the coding sequence ATGAAACGTTTTAATGATAAAGCCGTTATTATCACTGGTGCAGATTCAGATATTGGTCGTACAACTGCGATTAGGCTCGCCAGAGAAGGCGCTAATTGTGTACTTGTCGGCATCAATCATGACATCTTAGAGTATATCTATGAAGACCTGCCACAGGATACTACATGGATAAATACAGGTAATCACCTTACCGTAACCAGCGATGTCAATGAACCAGTCCAAATTGCAGGATTGATAAAGCATGTGCTGGATAAGTATGAACGTATTGACGTGATGGTAAATATAGATACTGAAGTCGGTATTCACCAGTCTGTCATTCCAGAACTGATAAAAACGAAAGGTAATATCGTCAATGTATCAACGCTAACGGATATGCCAAATGATTGGAGTATAGAAGCCTACAATGCGGAACAAGACAGCTTGACGGGCATCACCAAAGCACTGGCTTTAGAAAACGCCCCAAAGGGTGTACGTATCAATGCAGTCGTTGCTGGTTTAGTTACAACGGATAACAGTCACAACCCTTTTGTGACCCACTGCCCGCTTGGAAAAACAGCAACACCTGCTAACGTGACAGACGCTGTTTTGTTTTTGGCAAGTGATGATGCGGCAATGATCACTGGCATTAGCCTACCTGTCGATGGCGGAGTTAGCGCTTTAAGAAGTTAG
- the parE gene encoding DNA topoisomerase IV subunit B, with the protein MSQYNAQSLEVLEGLEPVRRRPGMYTDTTRPNHLAQEVIDNSVDEALAGYAKTIKVQLHEDGSLSVEDDGRGMPTDIHPEFNQSGIEIILTRLHAGGKFSTSNYQVSGGLHGVGISVVNALSTRVEVTVWRDGTQFDMVLENGAPVTPLTESVSSNKRKRGTRVRFWADSSFFDTPKFNIKQLKHNLKAKAVLAAGLIIEFVDDIHNEKVVWQFTDGVVEYLTEQLDGLETLPPEPFYYNHDAKDGERAGITFALSWLPEGGTPIQESYVNLIPTAQGGTHVNGLRTGILEALREFCDIHNLLPRSVKLTAEDVWDGVNYILSLKFSEPQFSGQTKERLSSREAAGAVQTLAKDAFSLWLNQHADIGTQIAELAINKAGRRLKSAKKVARKKITQGPALPGKLADCRGNLRDGAELFLVEGDSAGGSAKQARDRHYQAILPLRGKILNTWEVSSDTVLSSQEIHDIAIAIGVDPASDDLSELRYDKICILADADSDGLHIATLICALFVKHFPALVDAGHLFVAMPPLYRVDVGREVHYALDEPELEHILAGVPGNKKAQITRFKGLGEMSAEQLRETTMNRDTRRLVQLDMDDMVLTNSVMDMLLAKKRAADRKSWLESKGNLADIPL; encoded by the coding sequence GTGAGTCAATATAATGCGCAATCGTTAGAAGTTTTAGAAGGACTTGAGCCAGTTCGTCGTCGCCCAGGTATGTATACCGATACCACACGTCCTAACCATTTGGCACAAGAGGTGATTGATAACTCAGTTGATGAAGCACTGGCTGGTTATGCAAAAACTATTAAGGTGCAATTGCACGAAGACGGCTCGTTGTCCGTAGAAGACGATGGTCGCGGTATGCCAACCGATATTCACCCTGAATTTAATCAATCTGGTATTGAGATCATATTGACGCGCTTGCATGCTGGCGGTAAGTTTTCGACATCAAATTATCAAGTTTCAGGCGGTCTGCATGGAGTTGGTATCTCAGTCGTTAACGCGCTCTCAACGCGAGTTGAAGTCACCGTGTGGCGAGATGGTACCCAGTTTGATATGGTGCTTGAAAATGGCGCACCCGTGACACCGTTGACGGAGTCCGTCAGCTCAAACAAGCGTAAGCGTGGTACGAGAGTGCGCTTTTGGGCGGATAGCAGCTTCTTTGATACGCCTAAGTTTAATATCAAGCAGCTCAAGCACAATCTAAAAGCCAAGGCGGTATTGGCAGCAGGGCTGATCATTGAGTTTGTTGATGACATCCATAATGAAAAGGTTGTATGGCAGTTCACTGATGGGGTCGTTGAGTATTTAACAGAGCAGCTCGATGGGCTTGAAACTTTGCCGCCCGAACCCTTTTATTACAATCATGATGCCAAAGATGGTGAGCGTGCAGGTATTACTTTTGCCTTATCTTGGTTACCTGAAGGTGGCACGCCTATTCAAGAAAGCTATGTAAACCTGATTCCGACTGCTCAAGGTGGTACGCACGTCAATGGCTTGCGCACGGGCATCTTAGAGGCGTTACGCGAGTTTTGTGATATCCATAATTTATTGCCACGTAGCGTCAAGCTGACGGCAGAAGATGTCTGGGATGGGGTGAACTATATCTTGTCGCTTAAGTTTTCAGAGCCGCAGTTTTCTGGACAAACCAAAGAGCGTTTATCTAGCCGAGAAGCTGCTGGAGCGGTGCAGACTTTGGCCAAAGATGCCTTTAGCTTGTGGTTAAATCAGCACGCAGATATAGGTACCCAAATTGCAGAGCTGGCGATCAATAAAGCGGGTCGTCGATTAAAATCTGCCAAAAAAGTGGCACGAAAAAAAATCACGCAAGGTCCTGCATTACCAGGTAAGTTGGCTGATTGTCGTGGTAATTTGCGTGATGGCGCAGAGTTGTTTTTAGTAGAAGGGGACTCTGCTGGCGGTAGTGCGAAACAAGCGCGTGATCGTCATTATCAAGCGATACTACCGCTACGTGGTAAGATTCTAAATACGTGGGAAGTATCCTCCGATACGGTGCTATCTAGCCAAGAAATTCATGATATCGCCATCGCTATCGGTGTTGACCCTGCTTCTGATGATTTGTCTGAGCTGCGCTACGATAAAATATGTATTTTGGCGGATGCTGACTCTGATGGTCTGCATATTGCGACCCTCATCTGTGCTTTGTTCGTCAAGCATTTCCCAGCACTCGTGGATGCTGGACATTTATTTGTGGCGATGCCGCCATTGTACCGCGTGGATGTGGGTCGTGAGGTGCATTATGCCTTAGATGAGCCTGAGCTTGAACATATTTTAGCGGGCGTTCCTGGTAATAAAAAAGCGCAAATCACTCGCTTTAAGGGCTTGGGTGAGATGAGTGCAGAGCAGCTACGTGAGACTACCATGAACCGTGATACACGTCGTCTGGTGCAGCTCGATATGGACGATATGGTATTGACCAATAGCGTGATGGATATGCTACTGGCCAAAAAACGCGCTGCTGATCGCAAGTCGTGGCTTGAGAGCAAAGGTAACTTGGCAGATATTCCTTTATGA
- a CDS encoding patatin-like phospholipase family protein yields MSASVSVYKYHHNFARLRISLLSTLGLCISACSTLTPAAPKPVIETPSVALVLGGGGAKGFAHVGVIKTLEENGIKPTLVVGTSVGSLVGSLYASGYNPQQLEQLALNTPDSELTDFVFSNQGFIEGIKLKNFINAKVGGRAIEDFPMRFAAVAAEKQTLKKAVFTTGNAGLAVQASSSVPNIFIAPRIPEKVGKKYIDGGVVSLVPVDSARDLGADIVIAVDVTAPSPSTKSKTNNILPAITSLSSFWALLENNLASNATLAATNHSSSMRHERERADIVITPDVAHISSIDTSQSSILISAGSQATAPQINAIKQLIKEKSNSKYATL; encoded by the coding sequence ATGTCCGCTTCTGTCTCTGTCTACAAATATCATCATAATTTTGCACGACTACGTATTAGCCTGCTAAGCACATTGGGGCTGTGTATTAGCGCTTGTAGCACTCTGACCCCAGCAGCGCCAAAGCCTGTGATAGAAACACCTAGTGTGGCCTTGGTATTGGGCGGCGGCGGCGCCAAAGGCTTTGCTCATGTTGGTGTCATTAAGACGTTAGAAGAAAATGGCATTAAGCCAACTTTGGTCGTTGGCACTAGCGTCGGTAGTTTAGTCGGCAGCCTATACGCCAGTGGTTACAATCCACAGCAGCTTGAACAATTAGCATTGAACACCCCTGATAGCGAGTTGACAGACTTTGTCTTCTCCAACCAAGGCTTTATCGAAGGTATCAAACTCAAAAACTTCATTAACGCAAAAGTCGGTGGACGCGCAATAGAAGACTTTCCGATGCGCTTTGCAGCGGTCGCGGCAGAGAAGCAGACGTTAAAAAAGGCGGTTTTTACCACTGGTAATGCAGGGCTTGCGGTACAAGCGTCATCTAGCGTGCCTAATATTTTCATCGCGCCGCGCATTCCTGAAAAAGTGGGCAAAAAATATATTGATGGCGGTGTGGTCAGCCTAGTCCCTGTCGATAGCGCTCGTGACTTAGGTGCGGATATTGTCATTGCTGTCGACGTGACTGCGCCTTCACCAAGCACAAAGAGCAAGACCAACAATATCTTGCCTGCTATTACCTCATTAAGTAGCTTTTGGGCATTGCTTGAAAACAACCTAGCCTCTAACGCCACTCTTGCAGCCACCAACCACAGCTCATCCATGCGTCATGAGCGGGAGCGTGCTGATATTGTCATTACTCCCGATGTCGCTCACATCAGCTCAATAGACACCAGTCAGAGTAGCATACTTATCTCCGCTGGCTCGCAAGCCACTGCCCCACAAATTAACGCTATTAAGCAGCTGATTAAAGAAAAATCTAACAGTAAATACGCCACACTTTGA
- a CDS encoding Shedu immune nuclease family protein, which yields MTLDFDEKLEKDFIDILDSPPPTGKKKELIIHEFLEKNPELIPTPNLLNHHLHFGVVISKFPLDTSLETDYVYLTKSSDTWIVTFVELEIPDKKLFTNNKKQVDTSSEFNKAIAQVRSWQVFVEDNKAEVLRRLEPIFHPFLMRRNPVEFNYQLVIGRSEEKNSSPERMRVLARLRKETGIDIMTYDTLLNYYRHSERYKKNIISLSKNKMQFKYIHTESTMLFSYVSKDDFILTLEEKEYFRSKGYEIEEWEKGNSLAVNGKYTMAHFSKKRK from the coding sequence ATGACTTTAGATTTTGACGAAAAGCTAGAAAAGGATTTTATAGATATTTTAGATTCACCTCCTCCTACGGGTAAGAAAAAAGAGTTAATAATACATGAATTTCTAGAAAAAAATCCAGAATTAATTCCTACACCTAATCTATTGAATCATCATCTTCATTTTGGTGTAGTAATATCAAAATTTCCTTTAGATACATCTTTGGAAACTGATTATGTCTATTTAACAAAGAGTTCCGATACATGGATAGTAACTTTCGTTGAGTTAGAAATTCCAGATAAGAAACTCTTTACAAATAATAAGAAGCAAGTTGATACTTCCTCTGAGTTTAATAAAGCCATTGCTCAAGTTAGGTCGTGGCAAGTTTTCGTAGAAGATAATAAAGCTGAAGTACTCCGTAGACTTGAGCCTATTTTTCATCCTTTTCTCATGAGAAGAAACCCAGTTGAGTTTAATTATCAGCTAGTAATTGGACGATCTGAAGAAAAGAATAGCTCACCTGAAAGAATGAGGGTATTAGCTCGTCTTCGGAAAGAAACTGGTATTGATATTATGACTTACGACACGCTTCTTAATTATTACAGGCATTCAGAAAGATATAAAAAGAATATAATTTCCTTATCAAAGAATAAAATGCAGTTTAAATATATTCATACAGAATCAACAATGCTGTTCAGCTACGTTAGTAAAGATGACTTTATACTGACTTTAGAAGAAAAAGAGTACTTTAGGTCAAAAGGTTATGAAATAGAGGAGTGGGAAAAAGGCAATTCACTAGCTGTTAATGGTAAGTATACTATGGCACACTTTAGTAAAAAAAGAAAATAA
- a CDS encoding mechanosensitive ion channel → MNPMFASFNGYLGGPIGSIIGAILIFVIGWLVALGIAALVRNVLAKVNLNQRMNSSTGKSYDLEGIISKVIFWFIFIIAISGALTQLNLNSISAPFANMVNQVLVFIPNLIGAIAVGVIGWVIATVARTALNTALSKTSMDERLSAQAGVKPMSNTIADMVYWFILLVVLTMVLGQLELDGLFAPLSNMVDKIFSFIPNILIAGVVFVVGYIIAKVVRGIVTNLVSTFDVQSLATKAGVSEQNSLPNIAGSLAFLVVIIPTTIAALNALKIEVIARPATNMLNKIMEALPNIFMAAAILVVTFYVVRMIANIIKGLIENTQINQLPAKVGLQETMGDKRVSDLVGYAIIFFAMLFASIAAADLLGFEPISAIITMFIAFGANIILGAIILFIGFWLANIIAGVVERSEQGSQFLANIVRVLIMGLVLAMGLKAMGIADSIVNLAFGLTLGAVAVAFALSFGLGGQEAAARFLRKMQDKMDKEQTEAKAKPALEPSSTTKDKVADSVRDNTPAATSTTTSDLRTDTVDTNKIGTDAVDITHVENSDDNNGLN, encoded by the coding sequence ATGAATCCAATGTTTGCATCTTTCAATGGCTACCTTGGTGGACCTATCGGTTCCATCATTGGAGCCATTTTGATTTTCGTCATCGGTTGGCTGGTCGCGCTTGGTATTGCAGCGCTTGTACGCAATGTATTGGCCAAGGTCAATCTCAATCAGCGCATGAACTCGTCAACGGGTAAAAGTTACGACCTAGAGGGTATTATTTCTAAAGTTATCTTCTGGTTTATCTTTATTATTGCCATTTCAGGCGCGCTGACCCAGTTAAACTTAAACTCTATTTCAGCACCGTTTGCCAATATGGTGAACCAAGTACTGGTATTTATTCCTAACCTCATCGGCGCTATCGCTGTTGGTGTCATCGGTTGGGTCATTGCTACTGTCGCACGTACTGCGCTTAACACTGCCTTATCAAAAACCTCAATGGATGAACGCTTAAGCGCACAAGCTGGCGTCAAACCTATGAGTAACACGATTGCTGATATGGTTTATTGGTTCATCTTATTGGTTGTATTGACGATGGTTCTAGGTCAATTAGAGCTTGATGGTTTATTCGCACCACTAAGCAATATGGTTGATAAAATATTTAGCTTTATCCCTAACATTCTTATTGCTGGTGTGGTCTTTGTGGTGGGTTATATCATCGCCAAAGTCGTACGCGGCATCGTTACCAACTTAGTTTCTACCTTTGATGTGCAGTCACTTGCTACAAAAGCTGGCGTAAGTGAGCAAAACAGCTTACCTAATATCGCAGGTTCTTTAGCATTTTTAGTAGTCATTATTCCAACGACTATCGCTGCATTGAATGCTCTAAAAATTGAAGTCATCGCACGTCCTGCAACCAACATGCTCAATAAAATCATGGAAGCACTGCCAAACATCTTTATGGCAGCAGCTATCTTGGTTGTGACTTTCTATGTAGTACGTATGATTGCTAACATCATCAAAGGCTTGATCGAAAACACTCAGATCAATCAATTGCCTGCCAAAGTTGGCCTACAAGAAACCATGGGCGATAAGAGAGTCTCTGACCTAGTTGGTTATGCGATTATCTTCTTCGCAATGTTATTTGCCTCTATCGCAGCTGCTGATCTATTAGGTTTTGAACCTATCTCAGCCATCATCACGATGTTCATTGCTTTTGGTGCCAACATCATTTTAGGCGCGATTATCCTATTCATTGGTTTTTGGCTTGCCAATATCATTGCTGGTGTCGTTGAGCGCTCTGAACAAGGCTCACAGTTCCTAGCAAACATCGTACGTGTACTGATCATGGGCTTAGTACTTGCCATGGGTCTAAAGGCGATGGGTATTGCTGATTCTATTGTTAACCTAGCATTTGGTCTAACATTGGGTGCAGTAGCCGTTGCATTCGCTCTATCATTTGGTCTTGGTGGTCAAGAAGCAGCAGCACGCTTCCTACGTAAGATGCAAGATAAGATGGATAAAGAACAAACTGAAGCAAAAGCAAAGCCTGCGCTTGAGCCTAGCTCAACGACCAAAGACAAAGTCGCTGATTCAGTTCGTGATAATACACCTGCCGCTACCAGCACAACGACTAGCGACTTGCGTACAGACACAGTCGATACCAATAAAATAGGTACTGACGCTGTAGATATTACTCATGTCGAAAATAGTGACGACAATAACGGCTTAAACTAA
- a CDS encoding pirin family protein yields MNDNIANSVKDKVTQSRQVQELYAGVDTQDGAGVKLTRVLTQQLQKRLDPYLMLDNFKSDNPDDYIAGFPNHPHRGFETITYMITGRMRHRDSAGNEGLLQNGGVQWMTAASGVIHSELPEQEDGEMEGFQLWLNLPAKDKMNDPWYKDFQSDDLPKYTTEDGVDVTVIAGTSHGVEGAVTREITEPTYLDIHLPAGSSFSQAIPADHNAFAFVYRGKVDIEGREVPTKTMAILANNADTDGVTITADSSEDTKVIFITGRPLREPIVQYGPFVMNSQQEIMQAVTDFQSGKFGEGA; encoded by the coding sequence ATGAATGACAACATAGCGAATAGCGTAAAAGATAAAGTCACCCAATCACGTCAAGTGCAAGAGCTGTATGCTGGGGTAGATACCCAAGACGGCGCGGGTGTTAAGCTCACTCGCGTACTCACGCAGCAGCTACAAAAACGCCTCGACCCGTATTTGATGTTGGATAACTTTAAAAGCGATAATCCAGATGATTATATCGCCGGTTTCCCTAATCACCCGCATCGCGGCTTTGAAACCATTACCTATATGATTACTGGCCGTATGCGTCATCGCGACAGTGCTGGTAACGAAGGGTTATTACAAAATGGCGGGGTACAGTGGATGACCGCTGCTAGCGGTGTCATTCATTCAGAGCTGCCTGAACAAGAAGACGGAGAGATGGAAGGTTTCCAACTTTGGCTCAATCTACCTGCCAAAGATAAAATGAATGACCCTTGGTATAAAGACTTCCAGAGTGATGACTTGCCTAAATACACAACAGAAGACGGCGTAGATGTTACTGTCATTGCGGGTACGTCCCATGGCGTAGAAGGTGCAGTGACGCGCGAAATCACTGAGCCGACTTATTTGGATATCCATCTACCAGCAGGGTCTAGCTTTAGTCAGGCCATTCCAGCCGACCACAATGCGTTTGCCTTTGTGTATCGCGGTAAAGTGGATATTGAAGGTCGAGAAGTGCCGACTAAGACCATGGCTATTCTCGCAAATAACGCTGATACTGATGGCGTCACTATCACAGCCGATAGTAGTGAGGATACCAAAGTGATTTTCATTACGGGTCGGCCACTACGCGAGCCGATTGTGCAATACGGTCCTTTTGTGATGAACAGTCAGCAAGAAATCATGCAAGCGGTCACTGATTTCCAAAGTGGTAAGTTTGGTGAAGGGGCTTAG
- a CDS encoding lysophospholipid acyltransferase family protein encodes MTSKTTKSSKLSSKFPSKLPKLQKKDLGNLVPKRGNKLAPTVASALLKASGWRTVGEIPNISQAVVLALPHTSNIDGIYAIPSLFALDLKISIMGKHTLFKIPVFAQLLRWIGIIPIDRGNKGSVLQASIDKFKTGNPLFLGLSPEGTREYTEKWRTGFYYLAVGAGVPILPVAMDYKTREIHFMPLVYPSGDIEVDLPKIYAHYRGVVPRYPERLSQPLQDVNKLLD; translated from the coding sequence ATGACATCCAAAACTACCAAATCCTCTAAGCTATCGTCTAAATTTCCATCTAAGCTTCCTAAGCTTCAGAAAAAAGATTTAGGTAACCTAGTACCAAAACGTGGTAATAAACTGGCTCCCACTGTGGCGTCGGCTTTGTTAAAGGCATCTGGTTGGCGTACGGTTGGAGAAATTCCAAATATTTCGCAAGCAGTCGTTTTGGCGCTGCCGCATACTTCCAATATTGATGGTATTTATGCTATTCCTAGCTTGTTTGCGCTAGACTTAAAGATCAGTATCATGGGCAAACATACTTTATTTAAAATACCAGTGTTTGCTCAGCTACTGCGCTGGATAGGTATTATTCCTATTGATCGTGGTAACAAAGGCTCAGTATTGCAAGCCAGTATTGATAAATTCAAGACAGGAAATCCGTTGTTTTTAGGGCTGTCACCAGAAGGGACGCGTGAGTATACTGAAAAATGGCGAACGGGCTTTTATTATTTAGCCGTTGGCGCTGGGGTGCCTATACTGCCGGTAGCAATGGACTACAAAACCAGAGAGATACATTTTATGCCGTTGGTATATCCTAGTGGCGATATTGAGGTTGATTTACCGAAAATATATGCTCATTACCGAGGTGTTGTCCCAAGATATCCTGAACGTCTATCGCAGCCACTACAGGATGTGAATAAACTGCTTGATTGA
- the argA gene encoding amino-acid N-acetyltransferase — protein MTTSAMPQINPEYVHWFRNSAPYINTHRGKTFVIMFGGEAVNHPNFSTLIHDFALLHSLGIKLVLVHGARPQIEKNLQEIGVTSPLHQDIRVTPREAMPSILQAVGAIRLQIEAQLSMGLANSPMYGSRIDAISGNFVTARPYGIRDGVDYQMTGEVRSIDVDAIKNNLLHDHIVILGSMGYSATGEVFNLLGEDVALSAAVALGADKLILLGEEAGINDGDRLLREMIPNEVDRFLRDRDLNSEINYFLHCASNACRQGVHRTHIISYAKNGALLEELFTRDGSGTLISHDPYEEIRHANIDDVVGLTEILAPLEEQGILVARSRERLEQEIDNYSVIERDGMILGCAALYPLDDDSAEVACVAVHSEYRNGSRGNDLLAFLEQQARSHGLHKLFVLTTRTAHWFVEHGFVEVDANALPASRREKYDNSRNSKVFQKTL, from the coding sequence ATGACTACTAGCGCCATGCCACAGATCAACCCTGAATACGTCCATTGGTTCCGTAACTCTGCACCTTACATTAACACTCATCGCGGCAAGACATTCGTGATTATGTTTGGTGGAGAGGCGGTCAATCATCCAAATTTCAGCACCCTTATCCATGACTTTGCCTTGTTGCACAGCTTGGGTATCAAGCTGGTGCTGGTACATGGTGCGCGCCCACAGATTGAAAAAAACCTTCAAGAAATAGGCGTCACCTCGCCGCTACATCAAGACATTCGCGTCACTCCGCGTGAGGCCATGCCCTCTATTTTGCAAGCAGTTGGCGCTATTCGTCTGCAAATCGAAGCTCAGCTATCAATGGGCTTGGCCAATTCGCCTATGTACGGCTCACGTATCGATGCTATTTCTGGCAATTTTGTGACGGCACGCCCCTATGGCATCCGTGACGGCGTTGATTATCAGATGACTGGTGAAGTGCGCTCAATAGACGTCGATGCTATAAAAAACAACTTGCTCCATGACCATATTGTCATATTAGGCTCCATGGGTTACTCAGCTACTGGTGAAGTCTTTAACTTGTTGGGCGAGGATGTTGCCCTTAGTGCAGCAGTAGCACTTGGCGCTGACAAGCTGATTTTATTAGGCGAAGAAGCAGGTATTAATGATGGTGACCGCTTATTGCGTGAAATGATTCCAAATGAAGTCGATCGCTTCTTACGTGACCGCGACTTAAACAGTGAGATTAATTACTTTTTGCACTGTGCCAGTAATGCTTGCCGTCAAGGCGTTCATCGTACCCACATTATCTCTTATGCCAAAAACGGCGCGCTGTTAGAAGAGCTGTTTACTCGTGATGGTTCTGGCACCTTGATCAGTCATGATCCTTACGAAGAAATCCGCCATGCAAATATTGATGATGTGGTCGGTCTCACTGAAATACTCGCCCCTCTTGAAGAGCAGGGAATCTTAGTAGCACGTTCACGAGAACGCCTAGAGCAAGAAATTGACAACTATAGCGTCATTGAACGTGACGGGATGATTTTGGGCTGCGCCGCATTATATCCATTAGACGATGACTCCGCAGAAGTCGCTTGTGTCGCCGTACACTCTGAGTACCGTAACGGTAGCCGCGGCAACGACTTGCTTGCCTTTTTAGAGCAGCAAGCACGGAGTCACGGATTGCATAAACTGTTTGTATTGACCACGCGTACTGCGCACTGGTTTGTCGAGCATGGATTTGTTGAGGTCGATGCCAATGCCCTACCTGCATCACGCCGAGAGAAATACGATAACAGTCGTAACTCAAAAGTCTTTCAAAAAACTCTTTAG
- a CDS encoding YqiA/YcfP family alpha/beta fold hydrolase gives MNIIYIHGLDSGANSTKGILLENYCQQYHPDINVVRPDLNKTPDQVFRQILSLIESLNNNDDAQLETSNMVLVGSSLGGYFSTLVSNHIDCPALLLNPSTQPHVTLQRFADESILARNDRNEVSTNKVLYTTAGGWNITYSDLQWFAEHQLAAVNYPNKIAVLIKEGDELLDPNLSAKFYQQHGAKVILQAEGDHRFSDFGEQLPMVIDMLRQLL, from the coding sequence GTGAACATTATTTATATTCATGGGTTAGACAGTGGTGCTAACTCTACCAAAGGGATATTGTTAGAAAACTATTGTCAGCAGTATCATCCTGATATCAATGTAGTGCGCCCTGATTTAAATAAGACACCTGATCAGGTTTTCAGGCAAATACTGTCATTAATCGAAAGTTTAAATAATAATGATGATGCGCAGCTTGAAACCTCAAATATGGTATTGGTAGGCAGTTCATTGGGTGGTTATTTTTCTACCTTAGTTAGCAATCATATAGACTGCCCAGCGTTATTATTAAATCCTAGTACTCAGCCGCATGTTACTTTGCAGCGTTTTGCTGATGAGTCGATATTAGCTCGCAATGACAGGAATGAAGTATCCACAAACAAGGTTCTTTATACGACAGCAGGTGGTTGGAATATCACTTATTCAGATTTGCAGTGGTTTGCAGAGCATCAGCTAGCAGCTGTTAATTATCCTAATAAAATCGCTGTACTAATTAAAGAAGGCGATGAGTTGCTTGATCCTAATTTATCTGCCAAGTTCTATCAACAACATGGCGCTAAGGTGATTTTACAAGCAGAGGGCGATCATCGATTTAGTGACTTCGGCGAGCAATTACCGATGGTGATTGATATGCTACGGCAGTTGCTTTAG
- a CDS encoding FKBP-type peptidyl-prolyl cis-trans isomerase, whose translation MKKITTLTISALASAMLLVTGCSTNNGNQESAAKSVSVTEQSSATEKVGYSLGFMMAEGNKEAVQDLNLDTFEQGFRDGYEGKESALTQEQMEEVLMTYQQEQEEKFVQDMQTKAEDNKAKGEAFLAENAKKEGVQVTDTGLQYKVLEAGTGKSPKATDIVEVNYEGKLIDGTVFDSSYERGEPIEFPLNQVIAGWTEGLQLMKEGGKYEFYIPADIAYGEAGNAGIEPNSTLIFTVELLSVK comes from the coding sequence ATGAAAAAAATCACCACTTTAACCATCAGTGCGCTAGCCAGTGCTATGCTATTAGTGACAGGCTGTAGTACCAATAATGGCAATCAAGAAAGCGCTGCAAAAAGCGTTTCGGTTACTGAGCAAAGCTCAGCGACAGAAAAAGTAGGCTATAGCCTAGGCTTTATGATGGCAGAAGGTAATAAAGAGGCCGTACAAGACTTAAATCTTGATACTTTTGAACAAGGCTTCCGCGATGGCTATGAAGGCAAAGAGTCTGCTTTGACCCAAGAACAGATGGAAGAAGTGCTCATGACCTATCAACAAGAGCAAGAAGAGAAGTTTGTACAAGATATGCAGACCAAAGCCGAAGATAATAAAGCTAAAGGCGAAGCATTCTTAGCAGAAAACGCTAAAAAAGAAGGCGTGCAAGTCACTGATACAGGCTTACAGTATAAAGTGTTAGAAGCGGGTACTGGTAAATCACCAAAAGCGACGGACATCGTTGAAGTCAACTACGAAGGTAAGCTGATTGATGGTACGGTATTCGACAGCTCTTATGAGCGCGGTGAGCCTATCGAGTTCCCATTGAACCAAGTCATCGCAGGCTGGACAGAAGGTCTACAGTTGATGAAAGAGGGCGGTAAATACGAGTTCTATATCCCAGCAGACATCGCTTATGGCGAAGCAGGTAATGCGGGTATCGAGCCAAACAGCACGCTAATCTTTACCGTTGAGCTGCTATCAGTAAAATAA